The Phyllopteryx taeniolatus isolate TA_2022b chromosome 7, UOR_Ptae_1.2, whole genome shotgun sequence genome has a segment encoding these proteins:
- the LOC133480647 gene encoding cornifelin-like has protein sequence MSPKQTLTEWNTGLLDCCQDKGSCCYGFFCCPCLACSVAGKFGENRCLPLCDIFSPAILTAFGIPLFAPPAALSLRVGIRNRYGVKGSMCKDILSSCFCMWCTWCQMHRELKFRKKNPTVINMQPAPL, from the exons ATGTCTCCAAAACAGACTTTGACAGAATGGAACACTGGCCTCCTTGATTGCTGTCAAGACAAAGGCTCTT GCTGCTACGGTTTCTTTTGCTGCCCTTGTCTGGCCTGCTCAGTTGCGGGAAAATTTGGAGAGAACCGATGTCTCCCACTGTGTGACATATTCAGCCCTGCTATCTTGACAGCTTTTGGGATTCCCCTGTTTGCACCTCCTGCAGCTTTGTCTCTCAGAGTGGGCATTCGCAATAGATATGGTGTCAAG GGCTCCATGTGTAAAGACATCCTGTCCTCGTGTTTCTGCATGTGGTGCACCTGGTGTCAAATGCACCGTGAACTGAAGTTTCGCAAGAAAAATCCCACCGTCATCAATATGCAACCTGCACCGCTCTAA